One stretch of Trichomycterus rosablanca isolate fTriRos1 chromosome 3, fTriRos1.hap1, whole genome shotgun sequence DNA includes these proteins:
- the LOC134310278 gene encoding glycogen debranching enzyme-like, whose product MTWFIVVSMTTPWIATTTILPKALMDHQGPEWLWLVGYFLRAKLYFAKQTGQGVYENTLCMVKNVLSRHHVHLDRSPLKGLPELTNENGQYCPFSCETQAWSIGTILEVIYDLCVTENL is encoded by the exons A tgACATGGTTTATTGTGGTGTCTATGACAACGCCCTGGATAGCAACAACTACAATCTTGCCAAAGGCTTTAATGGACCACCAAGGACCT GAGTGGCTTTGGCTGGTTGGATACTTCCTAAGAGCCAAACTCTACTTTGCCAAGCAGACAGGCCAAGGCGTGTATGAGAACACATTGTGCATGGTGAAAAATGTACTCTCCAGGCATCATGTCCACTTGGATCG ATCTCCATTGAAAGGGTTACCCGAGCTGACTAATGAAAATGGACAATACTGCCCTTTCAGCTGTGAGACCCAAGCCTGGTCCATTGGCACCATTCTGGAAGTCATATATGATCTTTGTGTTACAGAGAACCTGTAG